The following are from one region of the Longimicrobium sp. genome:
- the tsaB gene encoding tRNA (adenosine(37)-N6)-threonylcarbamoyltransferase complex dimerization subunit type 1 TsaB: MSGLLRGPLLALDSSGRSAYVAVEVDGRVLAGETVSAQANASSALMPAVDRAVAAAGLRPRDVAAVVCGGGPGSFTGLRIAAATAKGIVRALGVPLYAYSGLMAAAAAHRVDERPVCALFDARNHEVYAGCWSFGGDCVREEVLGVAALGIDELVERLRRLPVRFVGDGAALHRDALVAEFGGDAVDVEDRSLARGLLWLARAAADAGRVADAAAWEPEYVRAAGVERIAAARAGA; encoded by the coding sequence GTGAGCGGGCTGTTGCGCGGGCCCCTGCTGGCGCTGGACAGCTCCGGCCGCTCCGCGTACGTGGCCGTGGAGGTGGACGGGCGCGTGCTCGCGGGGGAGACCGTCTCGGCCCAAGCCAATGCGTCGTCGGCGTTGATGCCTGCCGTGGACCGCGCAGTGGCCGCCGCGGGGCTGCGGCCCCGGGACGTCGCGGCCGTGGTGTGCGGCGGGGGGCCGGGCTCATTCACCGGGCTGCGCATCGCCGCGGCGACGGCAAAGGGGATCGTCCGCGCGCTGGGCGTGCCGCTGTACGCCTACTCGGGGCTGATGGCCGCGGCGGCCGCGCACCGGGTGGACGAGCGGCCCGTCTGCGCGTTGTTCGACGCCCGCAACCACGAGGTGTACGCGGGGTGCTGGTCGTTCGGCGGCGATTGCGTGCGCGAGGAAGTGCTCGGTGTCGCCGCGCTGGGGATCGACGAGCTGGTGGAGCGGCTGCGCCGCCTGCCTGTGCGCTTTGTGGGGGACGGCGCAGCGCTGCACCGGGATGCGCTCGTGGCGGAGTTCGGCGGCGATGCGGTGGACGTGGAGGACCGGTCGCTCGCGCGCGGGCTGCTCTGGCTGGCGCGCGCGGCGGCCGACGCGGGGCGGGTGGCGGACGCGGCGGCGTGGGAGCCGGAGTACGTGCGCGCCGCTGGGGTGGAGCGCATCGCGGCGGCCAGGGCGGGCGCGTGA
- the rimI gene encoding ribosomal protein S18-alanine N-acetyltransferase produces MSTPMADTPMARAASFHVRRCREGDIARVLEIEISSFTMPWKEDTFRGLLKRTDSDFLVAEMDGDVVGYAAAWTVLDQAELGNVAVAPEARGAGVGGALVDAVVDHVRDRGAAELFLEVRVSNEAAKSVYRQRGFTGVGRRRAYYSHPTEDALVMRLRIQSFS; encoded by the coding sequence ATGTCGACGCCGATGGCGGACACGCCGATGGCGCGGGCTGCGTCGTTCCACGTCCGCCGCTGCCGCGAGGGCGACATCGCGCGGGTGCTGGAGATCGAGATCTCGAGCTTTACCATGCCGTGGAAGGAGGACACCTTCCGCGGGCTGCTGAAGCGCACCGACAGCGATTTCCTGGTGGCCGAGATGGACGGCGACGTCGTGGGCTACGCCGCCGCGTGGACGGTGCTGGACCAGGCGGAACTTGGCAACGTGGCCGTGGCGCCCGAGGCGCGCGGCGCCGGGGTGGGCGGCGCGCTGGTGGACGCCGTGGTGGACCACGTGCGCGACCGTGGCGCCGCGGAGCTGTTTCTGGAGGTGCGCGTTTCCAACGAGGCGGCCAAGTCCGTCTACCGCCAGCGCGGCTTTACCGGCGTGGGCCGCCGCCGAGCGTACTACTCGCACCCCACCGAGGACGCGCTGGTGATGCGGCTGCGGATACAATCGTTTTCTTGA